A genome region from Flavobacterium sp. CFS9 includes the following:
- a CDS encoding AsmA-like C-terminal region-containing protein, whose product MSTNKIKTILLKTAKYLGITIVVIVGLLFLTPIIFEDQIKEQIKKTANEKLSAELNYSDVSVSFFQHFPSLTLTLSDLHLNGSAPYTNEKFITAKEVSFGINVASLVFSKEVKIDQIYLSDSFINVKVNEEGEANYNIYKSSSQAETPKDSTETALKLERIEILNSKIVYDDKSTKIHFDALGFDYLGKGDLNKAVFDLYSKAKIEKLNIVYENEPYLMNKKVNADLITKVNVNSLSFYFQQNNLKINDLLVDFIGKFDFLKDGYNMDFVIKSDNSDLHDVFTAFPPKYITWLSKTEIKGNTNLLLTLKGDYIAAQKIAPDLNLEVKVDSGFVNYNKSAFPVSNLNLEIKTKVPSLNPDLLTVDAKNLSLNMNQDYLKSKFYVKGINTPDINADFKAKIDLGKLMSALGIPTIVLKGNLAGDVKANGKFDLKNKLLPVTNGTIDLVNGYLKTPYYPNPITDITIKSKVENPKGTFGDLKINLKPAQFTFEGKPVFVEADLSNFNDLAYGIKAKGELDVNKIYKVFSQQGLDLDGFVKADLVLKGKQSDAEKGNYRKLYNKGTLELRNIGITSEYLPKKFIIKEGIFKINQDKMSFNNFLAAYGQSDFRLNGYLQNVFNYATTNTGVLKGSFKSTSRYINVDEFMSSTPTNTTTAATSTETKPQTQPAQSGVIIIPANLNLHFTANAQKVNFDKLNLLNAVGNLSMNKGKLNMQNTGFNLIGCDVSMNANYQAITPKKANFDYAIKASDFDIKKAYNEIEVFRKMASAAEKAQGIVSLDYQLKGRLNSNMSPVYPSLAGGGTLSIKDVKVRGLKMFSAVSKQTNTESIKNPDLSKVDIKTTIKNNIMTVERFKFKFAGFRPRIEGTTSLDGKLNLKMRLGLPPLGIFGIPLTITGTQDNPKIKVGRKSQNLEETKDTEE is encoded by the coding sequence ATGTCTACAAATAAAATAAAGACCATTTTACTAAAAACGGCCAAATACCTTGGGATTACCATTGTTGTCATTGTAGGACTGCTATTCCTTACTCCCATTATTTTTGAAGATCAAATCAAGGAACAAATTAAAAAAACCGCTAACGAAAAGCTGAGCGCAGAACTGAACTATTCTGATGTTTCGGTTTCGTTTTTCCAACATTTCCCTTCTCTAACTTTAACGTTAAGTGATTTACACCTTAACGGATCGGCTCCTTATACAAACGAAAAATTCATCACTGCGAAAGAAGTTTCTTTTGGAATAAATGTAGCCAGTCTCGTTTTCAGCAAAGAAGTAAAAATCGATCAGATTTATTTGTCAGATTCCTTTATCAATGTAAAAGTAAATGAAGAAGGAGAAGCCAATTACAATATTTACAAATCAAGTTCTCAGGCCGAAACCCCTAAAGACAGTACCGAAACCGCTTTAAAACTGGAGCGGATTGAAATTTTAAACAGTAAAATTGTTTACGATGACAAATCAACCAAAATTCATTTTGATGCTTTAGGATTTGACTATTTAGGAAAAGGCGATCTCAACAAAGCTGTTTTTGATTTGTATTCGAAAGCAAAAATTGAAAAACTGAATATTGTTTATGAAAATGAACCTTATTTAATGAATAAAAAAGTGAACGCTGATTTGATTACAAAGGTCAACGTAAACTCTTTATCCTTTTACTTCCAGCAAAACAACCTTAAGATAAACGACTTACTAGTTGACTTTATAGGGAAATTCGACTTCCTGAAGGACGGTTATAACATGGATTTTGTGATCAAATCAGATAATAGTGATTTACACGACGTTTTTACCGCTTTCCCTCCGAAATACATCACCTGGCTGTCTAAAACTGAAATAAAAGGAAATACCAACCTGCTTTTGACTTTAAAAGGGGACTATATTGCAGCACAAAAAATTGCTCCGGATCTAAATCTGGAGGTAAAAGTCGACAGCGGTTTTGTCAATTACAACAAAAGCGCTTTTCCGGTTTCCAATTTAAATTTAGAGATCAAAACTAAAGTTCCGTCTTTAAATCCGGATTTGCTTACTGTCGATGCTAAGAATCTGTCGCTGAACATGAACCAAGATTATTTAAAATCGAAATTTTACGTAAAAGGCATAAACACTCCGGATATTAATGCTGATTTTAAAGCCAAAATTGATCTTGGAAAATTAATGTCGGCACTTGGAATTCCAACTATTGTTTTAAAAGGGAATCTGGCTGGTGACGTAAAAGCCAATGGAAAATTTGACTTAAAAAACAAACTTCTTCCTGTTACCAACGGAACTATTGACCTGGTAAACGGTTACTTAAAAACACCTTATTATCCAAATCCGATCACAGACATTACGATTAAATCTAAAGTTGAAAACCCGAAAGGAACTTTTGGCGACTTAAAAATAAACCTAAAACCTGCTCAGTTTACCTTTGAAGGAAAACCTGTTTTTGTAGAAGCCGATCTTAGCAATTTTAATGATTTAGCTTACGGCATCAAGGCTAAAGGAGAACTGGACGTGAACAAAATCTACAAAGTTTTCTCTCAGCAAGGACTTGATCTGGACGGTTTCGTAAAAGCCGATTTGGTTTTGAAAGGAAAACAAAGCGACGCCGAAAAAGGAAATTACCGAAAGCTGTACAACAAAGGAACACTTGAACTTAGAAACATCGGAATAACTTCTGAATATCTTCCGAAGAAATTCATCATCAAAGAAGGTATTTTCAAAATCAATCAGGACAAGATGTCCTTCAATAACTTTTTGGCAGCATACGGTCAGTCTGACTTTAGGTTAAACGGTTACCTGCAGAACGTTTTCAATTATGCTACTACCAATACCGGTGTTTTAAAAGGCTCTTTTAAATCGACTTCACGATATATCAATGTGGACGAATTTATGTCGAGTACTCCAACAAATACCACCACAGCAGCAACCTCGACAGAAACCAAACCTCAGACTCAGCCAGCTCAATCCGGTGTTATTATTATTCCTGCCAATCTGAATCTGCACTTTACAGCCAACGCTCAAAAAGTCAATTTTGACAAATTGAATCTTTTAAATGCCGTTGGAAACCTAAGCATGAACAAGGGCAAACTGAACATGCAGAATACCGGTTTCAATCTAATTGGATGTGATGTCAGCATGAATGCAAATTATCAGGCTATAACTCCAAAAAAGGCCAATTTTGACTATGCCATTAAAGCTTCTGACTTTGACATCAAAAAAGCCTATAACGAAATTGAAGTCTTTAGAAAGATGGCCAGTGCCGCTGAAAAAGCACAAGGAATCGTTTCTTTAGATTATCAGTTAAAAGGACGTTTAAACAGCAATATGTCTCCGGTTTATCCATCGCTTGCAGGTGGAGGAACACTTTCGATAAAAGATGTAAAAGTTCGCGGGCTGAAAATGTTTAGTGCCGTGAGCAAGCAAACCAATACAGAGTCTATCAAAAATCCGGATCTTTCGAAGGTAGACATTAAGACGACCATCAAAAACAACATCATGACGGTAGAACGTTTTAAGTTTAAGTTTGCAGGCTTCCGACCAAGAATCGAAGGCACCACAAGTCTGGACGGAAAACTGAACCTAAAAATGCGTCTGGGTCTTCCTCCGTTAGGGATTTTTGGAATTCCGCTAACTATTACCGGAACTCAGGACAATCCAAAAATAAAAGTGGGAAGAAAATCTCAAAACTTAGAAGAAACAAAAGATACTGAAGAATAA
- a CDS encoding tRNA-(ms[2]io[6]A)-hydroxylase gives MLGLKLATDPRWVNIVESNIEEILTDHAWCEQKAASNAISLVTYNSELEELVTEMLVIAREELEHLQMVHDMIKKRGLTLGRERKDHYVNELFKFMKKDGSRRDALCDRLLFSAMIEARSCERFKVLSENIKDEELAKFYRDLMISEAGHYTTFLGFARKYTDNIDIDKRWKEWIEFEGSIITNYGKSETVHG, from the coding sequence ATGTTAGGATTAAAATTAGCCACAGACCCGCGCTGGGTAAATATAGTAGAATCAAATATCGAAGAGATTTTGACGGATCATGCGTGGTGCGAGCAAAAAGCAGCTTCAAATGCCATCAGCTTAGTGACTTACAATTCTGAACTGGAAGAATTGGTTACTGAAATGCTTGTAATCGCCAGGGAAGAACTGGAACATTTGCAGATGGTGCACGATATGATCAAAAAAAGAGGTCTGACTTTGGGACGCGAACGAAAAGATCACTATGTAAATGAACTTTTTAAATTCATGAAAAAAGACGGAAGCCGCAGAGACGCTCTTTGCGACCGCCTGTTGTTTTCGGCTATGATTGAAGCAAGAAGCTGTGAGCGTTTTAAGGTACTTTCTGAAAACATAAAAGACGAAGAATTGGCTAAATTCTATCGCGATTTAATGATTTCTGAAGCCGGACATTATACTACATTTTTAGGTTTTGCACGAAAATACACAGACAATATAGATATTGATAAACGCTGGAAAGAATGGATTGAATTTGAAGGTTCAATTATTACCAACTACGGAAAAAGTGAGACCGTACACGGATAA